A genomic segment from Drosophila miranda strain MSH22 chromosome 3, D.miranda_PacBio2.1, whole genome shotgun sequence encodes:
- the LOC108158127 gene encoding uncharacterized protein LOC108158127, with protein MVFASVVVCQVEKLICMPISFAVFAFLFMACAMEVVLLKMTTSEPVFGRPPDDGDEAGDDESEEQIYYENLGNNYEHWARRRMRFHQRHQQQLQQEESQRQQLLV; from the coding sequence ATGGTGTTCGCGTCCGTTGTGGTGTGCCAGGTGGAGAAATTGATCTGCATGCCAATCAGCTTTGCCGTATTCGCCTTCCTGTTCATGGCCTGCGCCATGGAGGTGGTTCTGCTGAAGATGACCACCAGTGAACCGGTGTTCGGGCGGCCTCCCGACGACGGCGACGAGGCCGGGGACGACGAGTCCGAGGAGCAGATCTACTACGAGAATCTCGGAAACAACTACGAGCACTGGGCACGCCGTCGGATGCGATTCCACCAGCGGCACCAGCAACAGCTCCAGCAGGAGGAGAGCCAACGGCAACAGCTGCTCGTATAG